Genomic segment of Streptomyces zhihengii:
AAGCTCGGCACCAAGTACCTGTGGGGCGGCAACGGCACGCCCGAGCAGGGCGGGCGGTTCGACTGCTCCGGCCTCACCCAGGCCGCCTACCGCACGGTCGACATCGAGCTGCCCCGGGTCGCCAACGACCAGTACAACGCGGGTCCGCACCCCTCGCGCGACGAACTGCTGCCGGGCGACCTGGTGTTCTTCTCCGACGATCTGACCAACTCGCGGGCGATCCGTCATGTCGGTCTCTACGTCGGCGGGGGCTACATGATCAACGCCCCGTACACCGGCGCGGTGATCCGCTTCGACAAGATCGACACCCCCGACTACTTCGGCGCCACCCGGGTCACCAAGGACGGTGCGGCGGCCCTGCCGACGGCGCTCCCGGAGGCCTGACGTACCGTCGCACCGTCATCCGGGTGGCTGGAAACCGCCCTTTACCGCAGGGCTCTGAGCTGCGATGACGTGTCACTCTTCGATAACGTCATGGTGATCGTTCGGTGGAGGGTGGAACGAGGCCGGGGTCCATGTCGTTCCCTGGTCAGGGAGGCCGCCGCACTGACCATGCAGCACACACCCGACCGACCACGGGGGTTGGGAGAGCGGCGCGCAGGACGCGCGCCGGCAGGCAACAAGGCAAGGGGCCGCGGCAGATGGCTGGACTCGCAATCGGGTTCCCCCTGACGGAGTCGAGGGATTCGATGAATCCCGACGTCAGCCTGCTCTACGACATCAACGGTCTGGCGAAGGACGCACCCGGCTGGTTCGACCGGACCATGGAGTTCGTCGGCGAGTACGGGATCATGCTGGCGCTGGTCCTGGTGGCGCTCTGGTGCTGGTGGAGCGTCCGCCGGCGCGGCACGGCGGAGGACTCGGTCGTCGCGGTGGCGAGCCTGGTCTGGGCGCCGCTGGCCGCGGGCATCGCGCTGCTGATCAACATCCCCATCCGCGGCTTCGTCGAACGGCCCCGGCCCTTCAACGACCACGAGGGCCTGGAGGTCCTGGTTCAGGGGAAGACCGACTTCTCCTTCGTCAGCGACCACTCCACGATGGCCATGGCCATCGCCGCCGCGCTGTTCGTCGCCCACCGCCGCTTCGGCATGGCCGCGCTCGCGCTCGCCTTCGCCGAGGGCTTCTGCCGCGTCTACATGGGCGTGCACTACCCGACGGACGTCATCGGCGGCTTCGCCCTCGGCACCGCCGTGGCCCTGCTGCTCGCCCCGCTCGCGCTGGCGCTGCTCACCCCGCTGGTGTCCGCGGTCGCCGGCTCCCGGGTGCTGGGGCGGCTGGTGCGCTCCCGGCGCGCGGGCAGCGCACGGCGGGTGGAGCCGCTGGACATCCCCGAGCCCCGGACCGAGGACACCGGACCGGGCGCCAACGGCCTGGCGGCGTAGCACCCGCGGGCGGCGGGCCGGACGGCCCGCCGCCGGTCAGACCACCTGGGGGTGGTCGAAGACCCGGTCGGGGTCGTAGCGGTGCTTGAGCCGGGTCAGGCGCTCGGCCGCCGGGCCGTAGTAGGCCTCGCGCCAGTTCGTCAGCTCCGGGTCGGCGTAGTTCTGGTAGGCGG
This window contains:
- a CDS encoding phosphatase PAP2 family protein, which codes for MAGLAIGFPLTESRDSMNPDVSLLYDINGLAKDAPGWFDRTMEFVGEYGIMLALVLVALWCWWSVRRRGTAEDSVVAVASLVWAPLAAGIALLINIPIRGFVERPRPFNDHEGLEVLVQGKTDFSFVSDHSTMAMAIAAALFVAHRRFGMAALALAFAEGFCRVYMGVHYPTDVIGGFALGTAVALLLAPLALALLTPLVSAVAGSRVLGRLVRSRRAGSARRVEPLDIPEPRTEDTGPGANGLAA